One Pectobacterium cacticida genomic window, AAAATGTGCGGGCGCCTGCTGTGGCAAAGAATCCATCTCGGAACATCACCATAGGCTAGCGCTCCGGCTCAATGCCATGAAGCTAAACTGTTGGGCTTATCCTGGTCGTATTGCAATCAAAGAACATCGCCAGGTGAAGACGGATTATCACATTATTCATAACTGGTTTTATCTGGGAACGGTCGCGCAGTTGTCAGACGTCGCCGCGTTAAAGCGCGTTGCCGCAAATTTTGACAGCGACGGTTATAAGATCTTATGTAAACCGATCGTCAGCGGTAGCGTGGAGATCATCCCGCTTGATGAATGACACAGGAATGACGCATCAGATTTTCTTTACTATCTGTCAGGCGTTTATGGAAACCTTAACTATACTTGAATTCGCGTCTTATCTGTCAAGGATTGGCGTTTGGGTCCATAGGTATGATGAAATAAAGCGAGGTTATTATGGGTATTCTGTCCTGGGTGATTTTTGGTTTGATCGCGGGGATTTTAGCTAAGTGGATTATGCCCGGTAAAGATGGCGGTGGTGTGATAATGACGATTTTGCTCGGGATAGTGGGGGCTGTTGTCGGCGGCTACATCAGCACTTTCTTCGGGTTTGGTCGGGTGGATGGGTTTAACTTCGGTAGCTTCATCGTAGCCATCGTTGGTGCGATCGTGGTTCTGTGGATCTACCGTAAAGTGCGTGATTAATGCTTCACCCGTTGCCCCTGCTTAGGGGGCAACATCCTTTCTCTACTTTATCTTAATCGTGTTGTTGGCTCAGTGTGTTATCACGCTATCCAGCGCGCGCAGGTGCTCAGGTTGCCATGACAGGGTGACTTCGGTACCCGCCTTCCAGTGCGGTTGGATCTCGCTGGCGGGGAGTTTCACCATGAACTGCGGCTGCCCAGCCACTTCGGTCATCATTCTGACGTGATCGCCCAAATAAATGAACTGTTGAATCCGAGCCTTAACCTGTTGCATGTTGCTATCGAGGTGCTCGGCGTTGACGTGGATACGCTCGGGGCGGATACAGAGCGTAATTTTCCTACCCTGTGAGCTGGGGCGTACTTTTAGCGCGCGCAGCGACGTGCCATCATCCAATGTTGCTCGATAGAATGCGCCTTCCGCCTCGGCACGCGTGGCGATCAACGTATTGTTTTCCCCAATAAACTGGGCGACAAAGGCATTTTCCGGTTTCTCGTAGAGATCGCTGGGACTATCCATTTGCTGGATAATGCCATCATTAAAGACGGCGACACGGTTGGACATCGTCATCGCTTCGCTCTGATCGTGCGTGACATAAACTACGGTTAACGCAAGAGATTCATGTAATTCCTTAATTTCTAACTGCATATGTTCACGAAGCTGCTTGTCCAACGCCCCTAAAGGCTCATCCATCAATACCAGTTTCGGTTCGAAAACCAGCGCACGCGCCAGCGCCACACGCTGTTGCTGACCGCCGGACATCTGGGCCGGATAGCGATCGGCCAGACTGGTAAGTTTTACGCGATCCAATACCCGATCCACTTTTTCCTTGATATCTACGCGGTTAAGGCGGCGAATGGAGAGTGGAAAGGCCAGATTTTCCGCAACGGTCATATGAGGAAAGAGGGCATAGTTCTGAAACACCATGCCGATGTCACGCTGGTGTGGCGGCAGATGATG contains:
- a CDS encoding GlsB/YeaQ/YmgE family stress response membrane protein, whose translation is MGILSWVIFGLIAGILAKWIMPGKDGGGVIMTILLGIVGAVVGGYISTFFGFGRVDGFNFGSFIVAIVGAIVVLWIYRKVRD
- a CDS encoding ABC transporter ATP-binding protein, which produces MRTYVSFRNVQKTYDGDRLIVKNLNLDIQEGEFLTLLGPSGSGKTTSLMMLAGFENPTQGEILLRDAPLHHLPPHQRDIGMVFQNYALFPHMTVAENLAFPLSIRRLNRVDIKEKVDRVLDRVKLTSLADRYPAQMSGGQQQRVALARALVFEPKLVLMDEPLGALDKQLREHMQLEIKELHESLALTVVYVTHDQSEAMTMSNRVAVFNDGIIQQMDSPSDLYEKPENAFVAQFIGENNTLIATRAEAEGAFYRATLDDGTSLRALKVRPSSQGRKITLCIRPERIHVNAEHLDSNMQQVKARIQQFIYLGDHVRMMTEVAGQPQFMVKLPASEIQPHWKAGTEVTLSWQPEHLRALDSVITH